Proteins co-encoded in one Candidatus Limnocylindrales bacterium genomic window:
- a CDS encoding 4a-hydroxytetrahydrobiopterin dehydratase, whose translation MSDLASRKCVPCREGTPPLSEQEAQRLLGQLDGWAIENNHHLSKKLKFPDFAAALAYVNVLGRIAEEEAHHPDIHLGWGRVGVEIWTHAAGGLTENDFILAAKADRAYAAVRR comes from the coding sequence ATGAGCGATCTGGCGAGCAGGAAGTGCGTCCCTTGTCGGGAGGGCACGCCGCCGTTGAGCGAGCAGGAGGCGCAGCGCCTGCTCGGTCAGCTCGATGGCTGGGCCATCGAGAACAACCACCATCTCTCCAAGAAGCTGAAGTTCCCGGACTTCGCCGCCGCCCTCGCCTACGTGAATGTCCTTGGCCGCATCGCCGAGGAGGAGGCGCATCATCCCGACATCCATCTTGGCTGGGGCCGTGTCGGCGTCGAGATCTGGACGCACGCGGCCGGCGGCCTGACCGAGAACGACTTCATCCTGGCAGCCAAGGCCGACCGCGCCTATGCTGCCGTGCGGCGCTGA
- a CDS encoding DEAD/DEAH box helicase encodes MNELPFHPLVLRWFESTFPSATAVQRAGWRSIAAGTDTLIAAPTGSGKTLAAFLWSLNELVEEACSGNLADRVHTVYVSPLKALGNDIEKNLAMPLAGIRELAEAQAVALSEIRTAVRTGDTPAKDRAMHLRRPPHILITTPESLYILLTAERSRAILSQARRVIVDEIHASAEDKRGLHLALSLERLDAAAGMPLQRIGLSATQKPIDEVARLLVGSGRLDDNGDARCTIVDTGHRRPLDLRIEIPDYEIGPVASHEMQAANYDRIAELAREHRSVLVFVNTRRMVERVAHALTERLGKDKVAAHHGSLSRQTRLAAEQGLKSGVIPVVVATASLELGIDVGHVDLVCQLGTSRSLAQFLQRVGRSGHWLGAVPKGILFPLTRDELVQCAATVRSIYAGELDMLQIPRPARDVLAQQIVAIVASGEIGVEDLFALVRRAYPYRSFAREDFDAIIEMLSEGVSDRRGRRGAHLHFDRVNGMLRPRRGARLTAITSGGAIPDTADYDVILEPEGTFLGKVNEDFAIESLSGDIFQLGNHSWKIRRVEFGRVRVEDAGLQPPTIPFWLGEGPGRTRELSESVSDLRREVAARRHAPAEAIRWLVSETRVSPEAAAQILAYINDTMNVLGVVPTSDTIVAERFFDEAGGMQLVLHAPLGMRINRAFGLALRKRFCVTFDFELQAAATDDGIVLSLGEQHSFPLASVFSFVRPQTFREDLVQAACQSPMFVNRWRWNASRALVLLRHRGGKKIPLAIQRMQSEDLLAAVFPDQVGCQDNRTGPIELPAHPLVDETIDDCLHEAMDSDGLARVLEDIDAGRIRTVAVETAAPSPMSHELLGANPYAYLDDAPLEERRARAVSLRRTDAAGAGELGVLDAAAIEEVRRQAWPEVRDAEEAHDALLTLVLLPVRDGEPWQDFLQTLLEQRRATHVTIDGRAAAYVATERVCIARALFPGARFEPQVPEVTAPPRLLSRCGGTLDQEAASLEVVRGWIDSVGPTTAQALAARIGLPPLRVEAALAMLESRGSVLQGRFTAEAGGEIEWCERGLLARIHRLTLGRLRREIEPVSTTDFMRFLLRWQHVADGTQLHGREGVRSVIAQLQGLELPGPAWERDVLPARIRDYDGNDLEHLCLAGEVAWGRLSPSLPDEEEPAASSKRRRPRVPTRSAPIAFALRSDLPELLAPLPQEGIPAHALSDNAHAVLSYLQTRGASFLAEIARGTGKLATEVEDALWELVAAALVTGDGVAGLRALLRADDARKPRRPSAAALRAVGGRAVRRGMPVGRWALLRSEPLPVLPDEEADAITATRLLHRYGVVFRDVVLRERYLPPWRRILWALRRMEARGVVRGGRFVSGGFVGEQFALPHAVEALREVRRNDGSEEIAIVSAADPLNLVGILTPGGRVSPYTRDVIAYRGGAPIEIGELGEVRSRLQRFGYVAPLKGRRR; translated from the coding sequence GTGAACGAGCTGCCCTTTCATCCCCTCGTGCTGCGCTGGTTCGAGTCGACGTTTCCGTCGGCCACCGCAGTGCAGCGCGCAGGATGGCGAAGCATCGCCGCCGGCACCGATACGCTGATCGCGGCTCCGACCGGATCGGGCAAGACGCTGGCTGCCTTCCTGTGGTCGCTCAACGAGCTGGTCGAGGAGGCCTGCAGCGGCAACCTCGCCGACCGTGTCCACACCGTCTACGTCTCTCCGCTGAAGGCGCTCGGCAACGACATCGAAAAGAACCTGGCGATGCCGCTGGCCGGCATCCGCGAGCTGGCCGAGGCGCAGGCGGTCGCGCTCAGCGAGATCCGAACCGCCGTGCGCACCGGCGACACGCCGGCCAAGGACCGAGCGATGCACCTGCGGCGCCCGCCGCACATCCTCATCACGACGCCCGAATCGCTCTACATCCTGCTGACCGCCGAGCGCAGCCGCGCGATCCTGTCGCAGGCAAGGCGCGTCATCGTCGACGAGATCCATGCGTCCGCCGAAGACAAGCGCGGCCTTCATCTGGCCCTGTCGCTGGAGCGGCTGGACGCGGCGGCCGGCATGCCCCTGCAGCGCATCGGGCTGTCCGCCACGCAAAAGCCGATCGACGAGGTCGCACGGCTTCTGGTCGGATCCGGCCGCCTCGATGACAACGGTGATGCGCGCTGCACGATCGTGGACACCGGCCACCGCCGTCCTCTCGATCTGCGCATCGAGATCCCCGATTACGAGATCGGGCCGGTGGCCAGCCACGAGATGCAGGCGGCCAACTACGACCGCATCGCCGAGCTGGCGCGCGAGCACCGCTCGGTGCTGGTCTTCGTCAACACGCGGCGCATGGTCGAGCGCGTGGCGCATGCGCTGACCGAGCGCCTCGGCAAGGACAAGGTGGCGGCTCATCACGGCAGCCTGTCGCGTCAGACGCGCCTGGCCGCCGAGCAGGGGCTGAAGTCGGGCGTGATTCCGGTGGTCGTGGCAACGGCGTCGCTCGAGCTCGGCATCGACGTCGGTCACGTCGATCTGGTCTGCCAGCTCGGCACCTCGCGCTCGCTCGCGCAGTTCCTGCAGCGCGTCGGGCGCTCCGGCCACTGGCTCGGCGCCGTACCCAAGGGCATCCTGTTTCCGCTGACGCGCGACGAGCTGGTGCAGTGCGCAGCCACCGTGCGCTCGATCTACGCCGGCGAGCTGGACATGCTGCAGATCCCGCGGCCCGCGCGTGACGTGCTCGCGCAGCAGATCGTGGCCATCGTCGCCTCCGGAGAGATCGGCGTCGAGGACCTGTTCGCGCTCGTGCGCCGTGCCTATCCGTACCGCAGCTTCGCCCGCGAGGATTTCGACGCGATCATCGAGATGCTCTCCGAAGGCGTCTCCGACAGGCGCGGCAGGCGCGGAGCGCACCTGCACTTCGACCGCGTCAACGGGATGCTGCGCCCGCGTCGTGGCGCGCGCCTGACCGCCATCACTTCGGGCGGCGCCATCCCCGACACCGCCGACTACGACGTGATCCTCGAGCCGGAAGGGACCTTTCTCGGCAAGGTCAACGAGGATTTCGCCATCGAGAGCCTCTCCGGCGACATCTTCCAGCTCGGCAACCACTCCTGGAAGATCCGCCGCGTCGAGTTCGGCCGCGTGCGCGTCGAGGACGCCGGCCTGCAGCCACCGACCATTCCGTTCTGGCTCGGCGAAGGCCCTGGCCGCACGCGCGAGCTGTCCGAGTCGGTGTCGGACCTGCGGCGCGAGGTGGCCGCGCGCCGGCATGCTCCCGCCGAAGCGATCCGGTGGCTCGTCTCCGAGACGCGAGTCTCGCCGGAAGCGGCTGCGCAGATCCTGGCCTACATCAACGACACCATGAACGTTCTCGGCGTCGTCCCCACCAGCGACACCATCGTTGCCGAGCGCTTCTTCGACGAGGCCGGCGGCATGCAGCTCGTGCTGCATGCGCCGCTGGGCATGCGCATCAATCGCGCCTTCGGCCTGGCGCTGCGCAAGCGCTTCTGCGTCACCTTCGATTTCGAGTTGCAGGCCGCCGCCACCGACGACGGCATCGTGCTCTCGCTCGGCGAGCAGCACAGCTTCCCGCTGGCCTCGGTTTTCTCGTTCGTGCGGCCGCAGACGTTCCGCGAGGATCTGGTTCAGGCGGCGTGCCAGTCGCCGATGTTCGTCAACCGCTGGCGATGGAATGCAAGCCGCGCCCTGGTGCTGCTGCGTCACCGCGGCGGCAAGAAGATCCCGCTGGCCATCCAGCGCATGCAGTCCGAGGATCTGCTCGCCGCGGTCTTTCCCGACCAGGTCGGCTGTCAGGACAACCGCACGGGGCCCATCGAGCTGCCCGCGCACCCGCTCGTCGACGAGACCATCGACGACTGCCTCCACGAAGCCATGGACAGCGACGGGCTGGCGCGGGTTCTCGAGGACATCGATGCCGGTCGGATCCGGACCGTGGCCGTGGAGACGGCCGCGCCCTCGCCGATGTCGCACGAGCTGCTCGGCGCCAACCCCTACGCCTATCTCGACGATGCACCGCTGGAAGAGCGGCGTGCACGCGCCGTCAGCCTGCGCCGCACGGATGCCGCGGGCGCCGGCGAGCTGGGCGTGCTCGATGCAGCCGCCATCGAGGAGGTACGGCGGCAGGCCTGGCCCGAAGTGCGCGATGCCGAGGAGGCGCACGATGCCCTGCTGACGCTGGTGCTGCTGCCGGTCCGCGACGGCGAGCCATGGCAGGACTTCCTGCAGACGCTGCTCGAGCAGCGCCGCGCCACGCACGTGACGATCGACGGCCGCGCCGCCGCCTACGTGGCGACCGAGCGCGTGTGCATCGCACGCGCCCTCTTCCCTGGCGCACGCTTCGAGCCGCAGGTGCCCGAGGTGACCGCGCCGCCGCGGCTGCTCTCTCGATGCGGCGGCACGCTCGACCAGGAGGCGGCGTCGCTGGAGGTCGTGCGCGGGTGGATCGACAGCGTCGGGCCGACGACGGCTCAGGCGCTGGCCGCACGCATCGGCTTGCCGCCGCTGCGCGTGGAGGCCGCGCTCGCAATGCTCGAATCGCGCGGGTCGGTGCTGCAGGGACGCTTCACTGCCGAGGCCGGCGGCGAGATCGAATGGTGCGAGCGCGGGCTGCTCGCGCGCATCCACCGCCTGACGCTCGGGCGGCTGCGTCGCGAGATCGAGCCGGTCAGCACGACCGATTTCATGCGCTTCCTGCTGCGCTGGCAGCACGTGGCCGACGGCACCCAGCTGCATGGCCGCGAAGGCGTGCGCAGCGTGATCGCGCAGCTGCAGGGCCTCGAGCTTCCCGGGCCGGCCTGGGAGCGCGACGTCCTGCCGGCGCGCATCCGCGACTACGACGGCAACGATCTGGAGCACCTGTGCCTGGCGGGCGAAGTGGCGTGGGGACGCCTGTCCCCTTCCCTTCCCGACGAGGAAGAACCGGCGGCGTCATCGAAGCGGCGGCGGCCGCGCGTGCCGACGCGCTCGGCGCCGATCGCATTCGCGCTGCGCTCGGATCTTCCCGAGCTGCTCGCGCCGCTGCCCCAGGAGGGCATACCCGCGCATGCGCTCTCCGACAACGCGCATGCCGTGCTTTCGTACCTGCAGACGCGCGGAGCCTCCTTTCTGGCCGAGATCGCGCGGGGCACCGGCAAGCTCGCCACCGAGGTCGAGGACGCGCTCTGGGAGCTGGTGGCTGCAGCACTGGTCACCGGCGACGGTGTGGCGGGCCTGCGCGCGCTGCTGCGCGCCGATGACGCGCGAAAGCCTCGTCGCCCGTCTGCAGCTGCGCTGCGAGCAGTGGGCGGCCGCGCCGTGCGCCGCGGCATGCCCGTAGGCCGCTGGGCGCTGCTGCGCAGCGAGCCGCTGCCGGTGCTGCCCGATGAAGAAGCCGATGCCATCACCGCCACGCGCCTGCTGCATCGTTACGGCGTGGTGTTCCGCGACGTCGTGCTGCGCGAGCGCTACCTGCCGCCGTGGCGCCGCATCCTGTGGGCGCTGCGGCGCATGGAGGCGCGGGGAGTCGTGCGCGGCGGCCGCTTCGTTTCGGGCGGCTTCGTCGGCGAGCAGTTCGCGCTGCCCCATGCCGTCGAAGCATTGCGCGAGGTGCGCCGGAACGACGGCAGCGAAGAGATCGCCATCGTCTCGGCGGCCGATCCGCTCAACCTCGTCGGGATCCTGACGCCCGGTGGTCGCGTCTCGCCGTACACGCGCGACGTCATTGCCTACCGCGGCGGTGCGCCGATCGAGATCGGCGAGCTCGGCGAGGTCCGAAGCCGTCTGCAAAGGTTCGGGTATGTGGCGCCGCTGAAGGGACGGCGCCGCTGA
- a CDS encoding MOSC domain-containing protein, whose protein sequence is MRIGTVKEVWRYPIKSMAGEQLASATLGPGGIPGDRGWAVRDEIAHEVRGGKKLPMLMQCAARYLQEPTAGSSPPAEIELPDGSRLRTDSNEVHLALSRVLGRDVTLHPLHPPEDATHYRRGLPDHEDMEEELRSIFGRTADEPLPDLSVFPPELFEFSSPLGTYFDAFPLHVLTTQTLAELAQRRPGSDFDRRRFRPNILIDAAGSGEGLVEAAWSGRELRIGSSRIAIQMPTVRCSMTTQAQAGLPKDPQVLRTIVADAAQNVGVYATVVAAGAVRPGDVVELID, encoded by the coding sequence ATGCGCATCGGAACCGTCAAGGAAGTGTGGCGCTACCCCATCAAGTCCATGGCAGGCGAGCAGCTGGCGTCTGCCACGCTGGGGCCCGGCGGTATACCCGGCGATCGAGGGTGGGCCGTGCGCGACGAGATCGCGCACGAGGTTCGCGGCGGCAAGAAGCTTCCGATGCTCATGCAGTGCGCCGCCAGGTATCTCCAGGAGCCGACCGCTGGATCCTCGCCGCCCGCCGAGATCGAGCTGCCCGACGGCAGCCGGCTGCGCACCGATTCGAATGAGGTTCATTTGGCGCTCTCGCGCGTGCTCGGGCGCGACGTCACGCTGCATCCGCTGCATCCGCCGGAGGACGCCACGCACTACCGCCGCGGCCTTCCCGATCACGAGGACATGGAGGAGGAGCTGCGCAGCATCTTCGGCCGCACGGCCGATGAGCCCCTGCCGGACCTGTCGGTGTTTCCACCCGAGCTGTTCGAGTTCAGCTCTCCGCTCGGCACGTACTTCGATGCCTTCCCACTGCACGTGCTGACCACGCAGACTCTCGCGGAGCTGGCACAGAGGCGTCCCGGCTCCGACTTCGACCGGCGACGCTTCCGGCCCAACATCCTCATCGACGCCGCCGGCAGCGGCGAAGGCTTGGTCGAGGCGGCCTGGAGCGGCCGCGAGCTGCGCATCGGATCGTCCCGCATCGCCATCCAGATGCCGACGGTACGTTGCAGCATGACCACGCAGGCACAGGCCGGGCTGCCCAAGGACCCGCAGGTCCTGCGCACGATCGTCGCCGATGCGGCGCAGAACGTGGGCGTCTATGCGACCGTCGTCGCGGCGGGTGCCGTGCGTCCCGGCGATGTGGTCGAGCTGATCGACTGA
- a CDS encoding TetR/AcrR family transcriptional regulator — protein sequence MAYHHGDLRRALLQGALELLGEGGPSALTLRGAARRAGVSPAAPYRHFTDKRELLAAVAEEGFLALDRHAEEEIERAGADPVQRFRCHGLAYVRFAIDHPAHYRVMFGPEIPDKRLYAALDAASRAAYDRLRDSLRACQQAGVIPEGDIEIRAVRAWALVHGLASLFIDGQLAGTGASEREEFLKMVDTIFSASS from the coding sequence ATGGCGTATCATCACGGCGATCTGCGACGTGCCCTGCTGCAGGGAGCTTTGGAGCTTCTTGGCGAGGGCGGTCCGTCCGCGCTGACGCTGCGGGGCGCGGCGCGACGCGCGGGCGTCTCGCCTGCCGCGCCGTATCGGCATTTCACCGACAAGCGCGAGCTGCTGGCGGCCGTGGCCGAGGAGGGGTTCCTGGCGCTCGATCGCCATGCGGAAGAGGAGATCGAGCGGGCAGGGGCCGATCCGGTGCAGCGCTTCCGCTGCCACGGTCTTGCCTACGTCCGCTTCGCGATCGATCACCCGGCGCATTACCGCGTGATGTTCGGTCCCGAAATCCCCGACAAGCGTTTGTACGCCGCGCTCGACGCCGCCTCGCGCGCCGCCTACGACCGCCTGCGCGACTCGCTGCGCGCCTGCCAGCAGGCCGGCGTCATTCCCGAAGGCGATATCGAGATTCGCGCCGTCCGCGCATGGGCGCTGGTGCACGGACTTGCCTCCCTCTTCATCGACGGCCAGCTGGCCGGGACTGGCGCAAGTGAGCGTGAAGAATTCCTGAAGATGGTCGACACGATCTTTTCGGCCTCCAGCTGA
- a CDS encoding lipid-binding SYLF domain-containing protein: MNRCNTSLLGLVLAAALLPASADARNNELDHRARRAAEVFRELRVAPDSEIPEDLIARSRCIAVVPSLVKAAWFVGGHYGKGVLSCRSERADWSPPVHVMLTGGGFGLQFGASSTDVVLFFMTERSVRSLLSSKIKLSGDAGVAAGPVGRSTSASTDIAMNAEIYSYARSRGLFVGVSIEGGYLGVDGDDTRAFYGRNYRAQTILFEEEVTSIPRSAWEFLGALPQGGGGGGSGAGSDMQEEPRF; the protein is encoded by the coding sequence ATGAACCGTTGCAACACCTCCCTTCTCGGCCTGGTGCTGGCCGCTGCATTGCTGCCGGCCAGCGCGGATGCACGCAACAACGAGCTCGACCATCGCGCGCGACGCGCTGCCGAAGTCTTTCGTGAGCTGCGCGTGGCGCCCGACAGTGAGATTCCGGAGGATCTGATCGCGCGCAGCCGCTGCATCGCGGTGGTCCCGAGTCTGGTCAAGGCAGCCTGGTTCGTGGGCGGACATTACGGCAAAGGCGTCCTGAGCTGTCGCAGCGAGCGTGCCGATTGGAGCCCGCCGGTGCACGTGATGCTGACCGGCGGGGGCTTCGGTCTGCAGTTCGGCGCCTCCTCGACCGACGTCGTCCTGTTCTTCATGACCGAGCGCAGCGTACGCTCGCTGCTCTCGAGCAAGATCAAGCTCTCGGGCGACGCGGGCGTGGCCGCCGGCCCCGTCGGGCGCAGCACGTCGGCGTCGACCGACATCGCGATGAACGCCGAGATCTATTCCTACGCGCGCTCGCGCGGTCTGTTCGTGGGAGTTTCGATCGAGGGCGGCTATCTCGGCGTGGACGGCGATGACACGCGCGCGTTCTACGGCAGGAACTATCGCGCGCAGACCATCCTGTTCGAAGAAGAAGTGACCAGCATCCCGCGCTCGGCGTGGGAGTTCCTCGGAGCATTGCCGCAAGGTGGCGGTGGTGGTGGCAGCGGTGCGGGAAGCGACATGCAGGAGGAGCCTCGCTTTTAG
- a CDS encoding DUF3817 domain-containing protein produces MTLFVLPASRLDTPVARLRVVAFVEGWSYLVLLAVAMPLKYLGGYPLAVRVAGSIHGALFVLFCVALAHAMIDRRWSLARAALFLLSSLVPFGTFAADGTLRREQERC; encoded by the coding sequence ATGACTTTGTTCGTTCTACCCGCAAGCAGACTGGATACGCCGGTCGCGCGCCTGCGCGTCGTCGCGTTCGTCGAGGGTTGGTCGTATCTGGTGCTGCTCGCCGTGGCGATGCCGCTCAAGTACCTCGGCGGATACCCGCTTGCCGTACGAGTCGCCGGCTCCATCCACGGCGCGCTTTTCGTGCTGTTCTGTGTCGCGCTGGCACACGCGATGATCGATCGCCGCTGGAGCCTCGCGCGGGCAGCTCTTTTCTTGCTGTCCTCGCTCGTCCCGTTCGGAACTTTCGCGGCCGATGGCACGCTGAGACGCGAGCAGGAGCGCTGCTGA
- a CDS encoding nuclear transport factor 2 family protein has protein sequence MSATSNKETVRRYFDAVNAGDIEVISSLLDETAVFWVPPSLPDGVEFRGKTNVLKLFTESVGLYDASAGLAVEILSLTGEDDRVAAELVIRGRSAASGEAYENFYHFLFRLRDDRIVAIREHLDSLYAYRKLFVPAGITERAHCKWLPEQ, from the coding sequence ATGAGCGCGACGAGCAACAAGGAAACCGTCCGGCGCTACTTCGACGCCGTCAACGCAGGCGACATCGAAGTCATCAGTTCCCTGCTGGATGAGACGGCGGTGTTCTGGGTGCCGCCGTCGCTCCCGGACGGGGTCGAGTTCCGCGGCAAGACCAACGTGCTCAAGCTCTTCACCGAATCCGTCGGTCTGTACGATGCCAGCGCCGGGCTGGCGGTTGAGATCCTGTCACTGACGGGCGAGGATGACCGCGTCGCGGCCGAGCTCGTCATCCGCGGCCGCTCGGCCGCCAGCGGCGAGGCGTACGAGAACTTCTACCACTTCCTCTTCCGCCTGCGTGACGACCGCATCGTCGCAATCCGCGAGCACCTCGATTCGCTCTACGCCTACCGCAAGCTCTTCGTGCCGGCGGGGATCACCGAGCGCGCGCACTGCAAGTGGCTCCCCGAGCAGTAG
- a CDS encoding MBL fold metallo-hydrolase encodes MKRALGWLVLVLLVVVAGAGFYVYRNVHAMDVHELSEDLHVIMGLGSNVGVLKTQAGAVVVDTMTMASQGRKIRARVEELTGGKAVAIINTHYHLDHTHGNPGFEPGTQVIATARTLQHLHDRDGDYWKGDAASLLPGRTFEKEELLDIGGKKIRCLHLGRGHTDGDLVVIFEDERVMHTGDLFFHNYFPNIDLEAGGSIKEWIATIDRLLELDVDRIIPGHGPVTDKEGLRKFQRFLVELWEVGTAAARDGKTLEETVRSTRLKTAAGMEDIYVPFLIRLDHDFVVRRAWEEATGTVRATAAAASGARSGEAVAR; translated from the coding sequence ATGAAAAGAGCGCTCGGATGGTTGGTCCTGGTCCTGCTCGTGGTCGTTGCCGGCGCCGGCTTCTACGTCTACCGCAACGTGCATGCGATGGACGTGCACGAGCTCAGCGAGGACCTGCACGTGATCATGGGCCTCGGCAGCAACGTCGGCGTGCTGAAGACGCAAGCCGGCGCCGTCGTCGTCGACACCATGACCATGGCGTCCCAGGGCAGGAAGATCCGTGCGCGCGTCGAGGAGCTGACCGGCGGCAAGGCCGTGGCGATCATCAACACGCACTACCATCTCGACCACACGCACGGCAATCCGGGCTTCGAGCCGGGCACGCAGGTGATCGCCACGGCGCGTACGCTGCAGCACCTGCATGACCGCGATGGCGACTACTGGAAGGGCGACGCCGCAAGCCTTCTTCCGGGCAGGACGTTCGAGAAGGAAGAGCTGCTCGACATCGGCGGCAAGAAGATCCGCTGCCTGCATCTGGGGCGCGGCCATACCGACGGCGACCTGGTGGTGATCTTCGAGGACGAGCGCGTCATGCACACCGGGGACCTGTTCTTCCACAACTATTTCCCGAATATCGACCTCGAAGCGGGCGGCTCGATCAAGGAATGGATCGCCACGATCGACCGGCTGCTCGAGCTCGACGTCGATCGCATCATCCCCGGCCATGGGCCGGTGACCGACAAGGAAGGCCTGCGCAAGTTCCAGCGCTTCCTGGTGGAGCTGTGGGAAGTCGGAACCGCCGCCGCACGCGACGGCAAGACGCTCGAGGAAACGGTGCGCAGCACGCGCCTGAAAACGGCGGCGGGCATGGAAGACATCTACGTGCCGTTCCTCATCCGCCTCGATCACGATTTCGTCGTCAGGCGCGCCTGGGAAGAGGCCACGGGCACCGTCCGTGCGACGGCGGCCGCTGCCAGCGGAGCGCGCAGCGGAGAGGCAGTAGCGAGATGA
- a CDS encoding NAD-dependent epimerase/dehydratase family protein yields MSEILLTGATGLLGNAIARALVAQGRSVRALVRSPERARAVVPAACELVQGDVTDIASVRSAAAGCRVFYHAAGLPEQWLPDAGTFDGVNVGGTVNCVAAALEVGVERFVYTSTIDVFVFGAPGEPFDESSIDPQPKATAYERSKQAADRVVTDAVARGLPAVFLHPSGIYGAGPETSPGTNQLIADLVRGKVPMLLPGGMPLVYSDDAAGGHLLAEQKAEVGARYILSESYRSLLQVAEDVRAATGTARVPPVMPLFVAHAVALAGELVSALTGRPPLLPKGQLHFLQYEAHPVATRAERELGWAPRPFERGLLDTLAFLREARRI; encoded by the coding sequence ATGAGTGAAATCCTGCTGACGGGAGCCACCGGCCTTCTCGGCAACGCGATCGCCCGGGCGCTGGTGGCGCAGGGGCGATCGGTGCGGGCGCTGGTGCGCTCGCCCGAGCGCGCTCGCGCCGTGGTTCCGGCCGCCTGCGAGCTCGTGCAGGGGGACGTCACCGACATCGCTTCGGTACGCAGCGCTGCAGCGGGCTGCCGCGTCTTCTACCATGCCGCCGGCCTGCCCGAGCAGTGGCTGCCCGATGCCGGCACCTTCGATGGCGTCAACGTCGGCGGCACCGTCAACTGCGTCGCCGCGGCGCTGGAGGTGGGCGTGGAGCGCTTCGTCTACACGAGCACCATCGACGTGTTCGTGTTCGGCGCGCCCGGCGAACCGTTCGACGAAAGCTCCATCGACCCACAACCGAAGGCGACCGCCTACGAGCGCTCCAAGCAGGCTGCCGACCGCGTCGTCACCGATGCCGTCGCACGCGGGCTCCCGGCGGTGTTCCTGCATCCTTCGGGCATCTATGGCGCCGGGCCCGAGACGTCGCCCGGCACCAATCAGCTCATCGCCGACCTGGTCCGAGGCAAGGTGCCGATGCTGCTGCCCGGCGGCATGCCGCTCGTCTACAGCGACGACGCGGCCGGCGGGCATCTGCTGGCGGAGCAGAAGGCCGAGGTCGGTGCCCGCTACATCCTCAGCGAATCCTATCGCAGCCTGCTGCAGGTGGCCGAAGACGTTCGCGCGGCAACCGGCACCGCCAGGGTGCCACCGGTCATGCCGCTGTTCGTCGCGCACGCGGTCGCGCTCGCGGGCGAGCTGGTCTCGGCGCTGACCGGAAGGCCGCCGCTGCTGCCAAAAGGGCAGCTTCATTTTTTGCAGTATGAAGCCCATCCCGTGGCCACGCGTGCCGAGCGCGAGCTGGGGTGGGCACCGCGCCCCTTCGAGCGCGGGCTGCTCGATACGCTCGCGTTCCTGCGCGAAGCCCGTCGCATCTAG
- a CDS encoding D-2-hydroxyacid dehydrogenase: protein MRGAVVVSDHVEERFGRRIELIAPRMPRLVLRGNGLDGDPGGAEIAYFSGDLYPERGRDFFLPMLEAHSLKWLHSFSAGVDHPVFHRFLEAGVRLTTSSGASSATIAETAMLFVLHLSRRFWRYEQARAERAWRPHDVQELAGATMLIVGMGPIGNELARRAHAFGMNVVALTRTPRLHDGFPARPLTELDDALAAADYVVLALPLTPQTRGMFDASRLARMKPGAFFINVARGELVDEPALIQALQRGELAGAALDVFAEEPLPESSPLWTMPNVIVTPHASGRSLQSNDRATEIFLDNLARYLRDEPLRNEVHAGDTGASS from the coding sequence ATGCGCGGTGCCGTCGTCGTCTCCGACCACGTCGAGGAGCGTTTCGGCCGGCGCATCGAACTCATCGCGCCGCGCATGCCGCGCCTCGTGCTGCGCGGCAACGGTCTGGACGGCGACCCCGGGGGCGCCGAGATCGCGTATTTCTCCGGTGACCTCTATCCCGAGCGCGGGCGAGACTTTTTCCTTCCGATGCTCGAGGCGCATTCCTTGAAGTGGCTCCACAGCTTCAGCGCCGGCGTCGACCATCCTGTCTTCCATCGCTTCCTGGAGGCCGGCGTGCGGCTGACTACGTCTTCCGGCGCATCGTCGGCGACCATCGCCGAGACGGCGATGCTGTTCGTGCTGCATCTTTCGCGGCGGTTCTGGCGCTACGAGCAGGCGCGCGCCGAACGCGCGTGGAGGCCGCACGATGTCCAGGAGCTGGCCGGCGCTACGATGTTGATCGTCGGCATGGGCCCCATCGGCAACGAGTTGGCGCGGCGCGCGCACGCCTTCGGGATGAACGTCGTTGCCCTGACTCGCACGCCACGCCTGCACGACGGCTTTCCGGCGCGGCCGCTCACGGAGCTCGACGACGCCCTTGCCGCCGCGGATTACGTCGTGCTGGCGCTCCCGCTGACGCCGCAGACGCGCGGCATGTTCGATGCGTCTCGACTTGCGCGGATGAAGCCGGGCGCCTTCTTCATCAACGTCGCGCGCGGGGAGCTCGTCGACGAGCCGGCGCTGATCCAGGCGCTGCAACGGGGCGAGCTTGCCGGCGCCGCGCTCGACGTGTTCGCCGAAGAGCCGTTGCCGGAGTCGAGCCCGCTGTGGACGATGCCGAACGTGATCGTGACGCCGCACGCAAGCGGCCGCAGCCTCCAATCGAACGACCGCGCCACGGAGATCTTCCTCGACAACCTCGCCCGCTACCTGCGCGACGAGCCGCTGCGCAATGAAGTTCACGCCGGCGACACAGGGGCCAGCTCATGA